One genomic segment of Aquamicrobium lusatiense includes these proteins:
- a CDS encoding ABZJ_00895 family protein has protein sequence MNSADSRPVSSPAIVGIFAAAFLVLAILLNILVIFVPFDNPAMGFLVVVAAAGVAGQYWFSREKVVPAGGRVWNVALLCGIVSAVLSAGFAVFGLSGDQQMWNEFSQAGIAVIAGVFAAILVIQVLLVRVGFWLTFRQAAKKPAA, from the coding sequence ATGAATTCTGCAGACAGTCGCCCTGTGTCGTCGCCGGCAATCGTCGGTATCTTTGCGGCCGCGTTCCTGGTCCTCGCCATTCTTCTGAATATTCTTGTGATCTTCGTGCCTTTCGACAACCCGGCCATGGGGTTCCTCGTCGTCGTGGCGGCAGCCGGCGTGGCCGGCCAGTACTGGTTTTCCCGTGAGAAGGTGGTGCCGGCCGGTGGCCGCGTATGGAACGTCGCCCTGCTATGCGGCATCGTTTCGGCCGTCCTCTCGGCCGGCTTTGCCGTCTTCGGCCTTTCCGGCGACCAGCAGATGTGGAACGAGTTCAGTCAGGCTGGCATCGCCGTGATCGCCGGAGTGTTCGCGGCCATCCTTGTCATTCAGGTTCTTCTGGTCCGTGTCGGCTTCTGGCTCACTTTCCGGCAGGCGGCAAAAAAGCCGGCGGCCTGA
- a CDS encoding low molecular weight phosphatase family protein, whose product MNAVRSPMAELLARRVLPADIFIASAGVHAGERDPFVDVVLEEEGLSLGDREPRAVDDIEDAYFDLIITLSPQAHHTAMEFTRTMAVEVEYWPTFDPTSITGTREQRLAAYREVREHLKERVATRFLKTGQS is encoded by the coding sequence ATGAACGCCGTGCGCTCTCCCATGGCCGAGCTTCTGGCCCGCAGGGTGCTGCCGGCCGATATCTTCATCGCCTCGGCCGGCGTCCATGCCGGCGAACGCGATCCCTTCGTCGATGTTGTCCTTGAAGAAGAGGGACTGTCGCTGGGTGACCGCGAGCCACGCGCGGTGGACGACATAGAGGACGCCTATTTCGACCTGATCATCACCCTTTCACCGCAGGCTCACCATACGGCGATGGAATTCACCCGCACCATGGCGGTGGAAGTAGAGTATTGGCCGACCTTCGACCCGACCTCGATTACCGGCACCCGCGAGCAGCGTCTGGCTGCCTATCGCGAGGTTCGGGAACACCTGAAGGAGCGCGTTGCGACGCGCTTTCTAAAAACGGGCCAATCATGA